The Halobacterium hubeiense genome contains the following window.
CGGTTTCGAGGTCGGTGAACAGCGCGGACTCGCGCATCTCGGTGGGCTTCCGTGCGACGTACTTGTCCTCGGTAGACGCGGTGGAGACGGCGACCATCGTGTTGAGCGCACCGTCCAGCGGCTCGGTTCCCGTGACGCGCTCGCCAAGTTCCGCGGCGAGGAAGGCTTCGAGGTCGTCCAGCGGCAGGTCGGGGGCGCTCATGGTTGTGGGAGCCTCCGGGCTGGCAAAAGCCTCCCGGGGGTATGCGACAGCACCTCACTGGCGGCCGGCGAGTTCGAGAGTCGCGCAAGCGAACCGCTGAAATACCGTCCTCCCTTATCCGGATTTGTGTCTGAGCAGGTCCAGCGCGTGGATACGTTGTTCCTCCACGAGACCGGAGACGACTACTTGGCGGTCGCCCAGCGGGACGGCGACCGGTTGTTCCGCGCGAAACTGGAGTTGACCCAGCGGGACGCGGGGCCGCGTCCCGGACGATTCCGCGTGAAGACGGGGAGCGGCGAGGAGCCGCGCAGTCCCGACCAGTTCGTGGACATCGCGCGGCGCGCGGACCGCATCCGCATCAGCGAGCAGACCTCCCGGCGCGGCCGCGAGGAGTTACAGGAGATGCTGGACGCCTACCAGCAGGACGCGAAGGTCGTGCGGACGTGTCGGTACTGCGCGGGGAAGGGACGGTACTCCCCGATTACGTCGGAGACAGCCATCGAGGCCGACGGCGAGTACATCTGTCAGGACTGCGCGATTCGCGAGCTGGAGCGCGAGCTCTCGTTCAACGGCGGCATGACGGGTGCGGCCCAAGACCGCCTCGAAGAACTCCTGCTGGAGGAGCAGGACCTCGACCGCATCACCGGCCTATTGGGCGGGAACCTCGACCCGGACCTGACGAAGTTCGACGAGGTGAGCGCGACGACCGACGAAGTGGACCCGGTGCCGGTGGACAGCCTCGACCTCCACCCCGGCGTCAAGGAGCTGTTGACGTCTCGGTTCGACGAGCTGTTGCCCGTACAGAGCCTCTCCGTGGAGAACGGACTGCTCGACGGCGAGGACCAGCTCGTGGTGTCGGCGACTGCGACCGGGAAGACGCTCGTCGGCGAGATGGCGGGCCTGCACCGCCACCTCTCCGGGAAGGGGAAGATGCTGTTCCTCGTGCCGCTCGTGGCCCTCGCGAACCAGAAGCACGAGGACTTCCAGGACGAGTACGGGGAGTTGGCGAACGTCACGATTCGCGTGGGGTCGTCGCGGATTCGGGACGACGGCCACGCGTTCGACCCCTCCGCGGACATCATCGTGGGGACGTACGAGGGCATCGACCACGCGCTCCGCACGGGGAAGGACCTCGGCGACATCGGGACCGTGGTCATCGACGAGGTGCACACGCTCAAGGAGGACGAGCGCGGCCACCGCCTCGACGGCCTCATCTCGCGGCTGAAGTACTACTGCGAGCAGCGCGAACAGCAGTACGACGACTACGGGGGCGCGCAGTGGATCTACCTCTCCGCGACCGTCGGCAACCCCGGCGAGCTCGCGCGGGGGATGCGCGCGAACCTCGTGGAGTTCGAGGAGCGCCCGATTCCCATCGAGCGCCACGTCACGTTCGCCGAAGGGTCGGAGAAGCCCGACATCGAGAACAAGCTGGTGCGCCGGGAGTTCGACAAGGAGTCCTCGAAGGGGTACAAGGGACAGACCATCATCTTCACGAACTCCCGGCGGCGCTGTCACGAGATTTCGCGGAAACTCGACTACCCCTCGGCGGCGTACCACGCGGGCTTGGATTACGGCGAGCGGAAGTCCGTCGAGCGCCGCTTCGGGAACCAAGACCTCTCGGCCGTGGTAACGACGGCGGCGCTGGCGGCGGGCGTGGACTTCCCGGCGTCGCAGGTCATCTTCGACACGCTCGCGATGGGCATCGAGTGGCTCTCCGTCCAGGAGTTCGAGCAGATGCTCGGGCGCGCGGGCCGCCCCGACTACCACGACCGCGGGAAGGTCTACATGCTCGTCGAACCCGACGCCTCCTACCACTCCTCGATGGAGGGCACCGAGGAGGAAATCGCGTTCAAGCTCCTCAAGGGCGAGATGGAGGACGTCGTCACGCACTACGACGAGACCGCCGCCGTCGAGGAGACGCTCGCGAACGTCACGGTCGGCGGGAAGGCC
Protein-coding sequences here:
- a CDS encoding DEAD/DEAH box helicase; translation: MSEQVQRVDTLFLHETGDDYLAVAQRDGDRLFRAKLELTQRDAGPRPGRFRVKTGSGEEPRSPDQFVDIARRADRIRISEQTSRRGREELQEMLDAYQQDAKVVRTCRYCAGKGRYSPITSETAIEADGEYICQDCAIRELERELSFNGGMTGAAQDRLEELLLEEQDLDRITGLLGGNLDPDLTKFDEVSATTDEVDPVPVDSLDLHPGVKELLTSRFDELLPVQSLSVENGLLDGEDQLVVSATATGKTLVGEMAGLHRHLSGKGKMLFLVPLVALANQKHEDFQDEYGELANVTIRVGSSRIRDDGHAFDPSADIIVGTYEGIDHALRTGKDLGDIGTVVIDEVHTLKEDERGHRLDGLISRLKYYCEQREQQYDDYGGAQWIYLSATVGNPGELARGMRANLVEFEERPIPIERHVTFAEGSEKPDIENKLVRREFDKESSKGYKGQTIIFTNSRRRCHEISRKLDYPSAAYHAGLDYGERKSVERRFGNQDLSAVVTTAALAAGVDFPASQVIFDTLAMGIEWLSVQEFEQMLGRAGRPDYHDRGKVYMLVEPDASYHSSMEGTEEEIAFKLLKGEMEDVVTHYDETAAVEETLANVTVGGKAAKRLNDRMLGEVPTKHALGKLLEYEFIDGFEPTPLGRAVTTHFLEPGAAFTILDGVRKEKHPYDIVADIELRGEQQ